A single genomic interval of Spinacia oleracea cultivar Varoflay chromosome 6, BTI_SOV_V1, whole genome shotgun sequence harbors:
- the LOC110793250 gene encoding lectin: MGTSWSNEEEKGSSSQQQQAHHQPVYHSDSEALVARTSQNPGLHTPLISKNNSHHHHVNEPNNKELAKRVQLKLPHNFEAIIKDINSDSPVDRSSSEKLYEQLHVGVFLNGRMKKYWVDKKGNNCFMVFADGLKITWAENPTHWYLHTTQTSDHGNITIAQLRNVAWLEVHGRLHTTHLTPGVTYQVAFLIMLEYASYGWDVPVNFRLTLPNGNKQEHKENFNEKPKGEWLRIPAGEFKVSSPENVGEIEFSLYEYDGGSWKKGLIVKSAIIEPKY, encoded by the exons ATGGGAACAAGTTGGTCTAATGAAGAAGAGAAAGGCTCCTCCTCACAACAACAGCAAGCTCATCATCAACCTGTGTATCATTCTGACTCTGAGGCACTTGTAGCAAGAACTAGCCAAAATCCTGGTTTGCATACACCACTTATTAGTAAGAATAAtagtcatcatcatcatgttAATGAACCTAATAATAAGGAATTAGCCAAAAGGGTTCAACTTAAGCTTCCACATAACTTTGAAGCCATCATCAAGGATATTAATTCCGATTCGCCCGTCGATAGATCTTCTTCGGAGAAGCTCTATGAGCAATTACATGTTGGGGTTTTCTTGAATGGAAGAATGAAG AAATATTGGGTAGATAAGAAGGGAAACAACTGCTTTATGGTCTTTGCCGATGGTCTCAAGATAACTTGGGCTGAAAACCCAACTCATTGGTACTTGCATACCACGCAAACAAG TGATCATGGGAATATCACTATAGCCCAACTAAGAAACGTTGCATGGCTTGAAGTGCATGGAAGACTTCACACAACACACCTTACACCAGGAGTTACATACCAAGTTGCATTCCTCATCATGCTAGAATACGCATCCTACGGTTGGGATGTGCCCGTGAACTTCAGGCTTACCCTTCCTAATGGTAACAAGCAAGAACACAAAGAGAATTTCAACGAAAAGCCGAAAGGCGAATGGCTTCGGATTCCGGCCGGAGAATTCAAGGTATCGTCGCCGGAAAACGTAGGAGAAATCGAGTTTTCTTTGTACGAGTATGATGGTGGGAGCTGGAAGAAAGGGCTAATTGTTAAAAGTGCCATCATTGAGCCAAAGtattaa
- the LOC110793251 gene encoding CRIB domain-containing protein RIC10-like isoform X2 — protein sequence MTTKIKGMCKGSFKYISNIFVVKEREMEIGLPTDVKHVAHIGWDGPDGTTPTWMTEFGTGSDIAVGSMGSVGGSRDQTWTSQDFERTFGRQTSTAKLSNFPPSNLPSNSKKSRRKKNKSTNSSPKSGSTRSSRSSKSRSMLGESEEGSRRNSVHV from the exons ATGACGACCAAGATTAAAGGGATGTGCAAAGGATCATTCAAATACATCTCCAATATATTTG TGGTTAAAGAACGTGAGATGGAAATTGGGCTACCAACAGATGTAAAACATGTGGCTCACATCGGTTGGGATGGTCCAGATGGTACAACTCCTACTTGG ATGACTGAATTTGGAACAGGCTCCGATATTGCAGTCGGGTCAATGGGTAGTGTGGGTGGTTCAAGAGATCAAACGTGGACGTCTCAAG ATTTTGAGCGGACTTTTGGAAGACAAACATCAACGGCTAAGTTAAGTAACTTCCCTCCATCAAATCTACCGAGTAATTCGAAGAAATCAAGGCGGAAGAAGAACAAATCGACAAATTCCTCTCCAAAGTCGGGATCAACAAGATCCTCGCGATCATCCAAGTCTCGGTCTATGCTAGGGGAGAGCGAGGAGGGAAGCAGACGCAACAGCGTGCACGTGTAG
- the LOC110793251 gene encoding CRIB domain-containing protein RIC10-like isoform X1, which produces MTTKIKGMCKGSFKYISNIFVVKEREMEIGLPTDVKHVAHIGWDGPDGTTPTWMTEFGTGSDIAVGSMGSVGGSRDQTWTSQDVTDFERTFGRQTSTAKLSNFPPSNLPSNSKKSRRKKNKSTNSSPKSGSTRSSRSSKSRSMLGESEEGSRRNSVHV; this is translated from the exons ATGACGACCAAGATTAAAGGGATGTGCAAAGGATCATTCAAATACATCTCCAATATATTTG TGGTTAAAGAACGTGAGATGGAAATTGGGCTACCAACAGATGTAAAACATGTGGCTCACATCGGTTGGGATGGTCCAGATGGTACAACTCCTACTTGG ATGACTGAATTTGGAACAGGCTCCGATATTGCAGTCGGGTCAATGGGTAGTGTGGGTGGTTCAAGAGATCAAACGTGGACGTCTCAAG ATGTTACAGATTTTGAGCGGACTTTTGGAAGACAAACATCAACGGCTAAGTTAAGTAACTTCCCTCCATCAAATCTACCGAGTAATTCGAAGAAATCAAGGCGGAAGAAGAACAAATCGACAAATTCCTCTCCAAAGTCGGGATCAACAAGATCCTCGCGATCATCCAAGTCTCGGTCTATGCTAGGGGAGAGCGAGGAGGGAAGCAGACGCAACAGCGTGCACGTGTAG